The genomic window TCGGGATCCTCTGCATGATTCCTGGCGGAGTGGTAGTCGACCGAATCGACCGGCGCAAACTCCTCTACACCTTTGCTGCCCTCGGCACCATCATCTGGACGACCATCGCCATCCTCTTCGCCCTGGAGGCCCTCACCTTCCCCGTGCTCATCACACTGACCTCACTCGGTGCCGTCAACGGCGGCTTATTTGGACAAACCACCGACGTCGTCTTGCGCACCCTCGTACACGGCGAAAACCTCGTCAAAGCCAGCGCCGCCAATCACGGCCGCGACGCCACCATCGAGGTCGCCGCCCCGCCGGCCGGTGCTGCGCTCTTCGCGCTCGGCTCGTGGGTTCCCTTCGCCGCCTCAGTAGTCGGCTATCTCCTCCTCGGACTCTGCGCCCGGCTCATCCACCACGACCTGCGACCCCGCGCAGACGACGCGAGCGAGACGGGCGGCGTCAGAATGCTGTGGGTCAACTTCGCCAACGACGTCGTAGACGCCTACCGCTATGTGCGCGTCCACCCGACAATCCTGCAACTTCTCACCCCCGCAGCGATTTCCAACATCGGCTTCATGGGAATCCAGTATGCGATCACCTTCGCGCTAGTGCTGGACGGGCAGAGCCCGGGCGCGATCGCGGCCTACAACATGGCAACGGCAGGATGCGCGTTTGCTGGCTCACTGCTGGCCGGTCGCTATTCGGCCAGATTCCGCACGGGCTGGGTCTACTCCGTGGCGATCCCAGCCACCGCACTCGCCATGGTGCCGACCATTTTCTCCCTCCGCTATGCAGTTATCGTTCCGTGCATGGGGCTCTACCTCGGCCTGTCCATCATGACCGCCGGACACCATTCCATTATCTTCTCCACCGCGCCCACCGCGATGCAGGGCAGGCTGTGGGCGGTATTCGGCCTGATCACGTCCCTACCGTTAGCCGCTGCACCCACCATTGCCGGGCTGATACTCGACCACGGAAACTACCACGTCGCCATGGCACTATTCTTCATCCTGCTTTTCATGCCCTCTTTGGCCTGGGCCGCGATGCCGCGTGTGCGCACACTGCCTCGGCCTGCCGACTGGGGTAATATCGACTTATGACGAACAAGGCGACGACGGAAGTGGTCTCCGCGCTGGCAAACCCCGTGCGCTTGACCATCCTGTACGAAATCGCCGCAGTTGGCACGGCACGCACCTCGGATATCGCGCATGCACTCGACATGGCGGCGAACAAAGTCTCCTACCACCTCAAACGGCTCGAATCGGCCGGCGTCATCCGCAAGGAACCGGGCACCGACGCTCGGGAGACCTGGTGGTCCGCAGTGCCGGGCGGCTGGGAAGTCAATGAGCCAGAACTCACCCCCGGCTTTACCGCCGCACTTTCCGCTCTTCACCAGCATGTACGCGAACGCGCCGTGGCCTTTGCTGACGAACGACGCCGGCGCGGTATCACCTTACCGTTTGCGCACGCCGACTCCGTCCTCACCCTACAACTAGGCGACGCCCACAATTTCGCCGACGAACTCGGCGCACTGTTCGACAAATACACCCAGCTCTCCGACGCACACAAAGCTGAAGCCAGAACGGGCGCGGGTGGCCGAGCCAAGAAAGCCGCGAACGATGGCGCGACGGGCGACGGCGTCGTGCAAGACCTGTATCGGTACGATTTCCAATTCTCACTACAGCCGATCGGGGATGCCTGAAGCGCACCCGGAGAGCAGGTGGCCGTGTTCGGCAGGTTCTTGAACGTGACGAGTACT from Trueperella pyogenes includes these protein-coding regions:
- a CDS encoding MFS transporter, producing the protein MTTSTSILWSNPDYRAWFAGDTSAKFVGSLRAFALPLAVVALTGSATQAGLIATASQAIGILCMIPGGVVVDRIDRRKLLYTFAALGTIIWTTIAILFALEALTFPVLITLTSLGAVNGGLFGQTTDVVLRTLVHGENLVKASAANHGRDATIEVAAPPAGAALFALGSWVPFAASVVGYLLLGLCARLIHHDLRPRADDASETGGVRMLWVNFANDVVDAYRYVRVHPTILQLLTPAAISNIGFMGIQYAITFALVLDGQSPGAIAAYNMATAGCAFAGSLLAGRYSARFRTGWVYSVAIPATALAMVPTIFSLRYAVIVPCMGLYLGLSIMTAGHHSIIFSTAPTAMQGRLWAVFGLITSLPLAAAPTIAGLILDHGNYHVAMALFFILLFMPSLAWAAMPRVRTLPRPADWGNIDL
- a CDS encoding ArsR/SmtB family transcription factor, coding for MTNKATTEVVSALANPVRLTILYEIAAVGTARTSDIAHALDMAANKVSYHLKRLESAGVIRKEPGTDARETWWSAVPGGWEVNEPELTPGFTAALSALHQHVRERAVAFADERRRRGITLPFAHADSVLTLQLGDAHNFADELGALFDKYTQLSDAHKAEARTGAGGRAKKAANDGATGDGVVQDLYRYDFQFSLQPIGDA